From a single Apium graveolens cultivar Ventura chromosome 2, ASM990537v1, whole genome shotgun sequence genomic region:
- the LOC141706976 gene encoding aspartyl protease AED3, protein MCSFKDCTILLTFIYTLLLSTTATASDVCSSSNSKSEISIVHIYGKCSPFNAPKPSSSWVNTVLDMASRDQQRLAYLSSLAGLKPTKVPVASGQNALNIGNYVARVKVGTPGQLMFMVLDISNDAAWIPCTGCTQCTSTIFSPNGSSTYVPLDCSMPECIQVHGLSCPASGTGKCLFNKSYGGDSSFSATLSYDSIGLGNDAIPNYAFGCINEVSGKSVPPQGLLGLGRGPLSLLSQTGSLYSGIFSYCLPSFKSYYFSGSLKLGPLGQPKNIQTTPLLKNPHRPSLYYVNLTGINVGRVSVPIAPELLAFDPNTGAGTIIDSGTVITRFAQPVYTAIRDEFRNQTTGPFSSLGAFDTCFAATNEDIAPSITFRFTGLDLVLPMENSLIHSSAGTTVCLAMAASPNNVNSAVNVIANLQQQNLRIMFDVANSRLGIARELCN, encoded by the coding sequence ATGTGTTCATTTAAGGATTGCACCATTCTTCTAACCTTCATCTACACTCTTCTTTTATCTACAACAGCCACTGCTTCTGATGTTTGTTCTTCCTCcaactccaaatctgaaatatCAATTGTCCACATTTATGGCAAATGCTCACCTTTCAATGCACCAAAGCCTTCCTCATCTTGGGTCAACACTGTCTTAGACATGGCCTCAAGAGACCAACAAAGGCTCGCTTACTTATCCAGCCTTGCGGGCCTGAAACCCACTAAAGTTCCGGTTGCGTCAGGCCAAAATGCATTGAACATAGGCAACTATGTGGCCCGGGTTAAAGTAGGTACCCCGGGCCAACTCATGTTCATGGTCTTGGATATTAGTAATGATGCTGCATGGATCCCGTGCACCGGATGTACACAATGTACATCCACCATATTTTCACCCAATGGATCTTCCACGTACGTTCCACTGGATTGTTCCATGCCTGAATGTATCCAAGTCCACGGACTTTCTTGTCCTGCATCGGGCACGGGTAAATGTCTTTTTAACAAGTCATATGGAGGGGATTCATCATTCTCTGCCACACTTTCCTATGATTCTATTGGTTTAGGTAACGATGCTATTCCAAATTATGCATTCGGATGCATCAACGAAGTTTCTGGCAAATCAGTTCCTCCCCAAGGTTTATTAGGCTTAGGCCGAGGACCCTTATCACTTCTTTCACAAACTGGATCACTTTACTCGGGTATATTCTCATATTGTTTACCAAGTTTCAAATCATATTACTTCTCTGGTTCACTTAAACTAGGTCCTCTGGGACAACCCAAAAACATCCAAACCACACCGCTTCTGAAAAATCCACACCGTCCTTCACTATATTATGTAAACCTCACCGGTATAAATGTAGGTCGTGTCAGTGTACCCATTGCTCCGGAGCTCCTAGCATTCGACCCAAACACCGGTGCAGGAACCATTATAGACTCTGGCACGGTTATAACCCGATTTGCCCAACCCGTGTACACTGCAATAAGGGATGAGTTCAGGAACCAAACAACAGGTCCCTTTAGCTCATTAGGAGCATTTGACACATGCTTTGCAGCAACAAATGAGGATATTGCACCTTCCATAACGTTCCGATTTACTGGATTGGATTTAGTGCTGCCAATGGAGAACAGTTTAATACACAGTAGTGCGGGAACAACAGTGTGTTTGGCAATGGCAGCATCACCAAATAATGTAAATTCCGCGGTGAATGTAATAGCAAATTTGCAGCAGCAGAATTTGAGGATCATGTTTGATGTTGCAAATTCTCGTTTGGGTATTGCTCGAGAACTTTGTAACTAG